Sequence from the Sulfuracidifex tepidarius genome:
AGTGTCGTGGTAGTCAAGGACGGGAAGCGCATAGAGCTGGCTAAACTCAAGGAGTACCAGGACTACCTCCGCGGGTCAGATGACGGAGACGAGGGAGAGGGGGGAGGGAAAAAGAAGGTCCAAGTCCCGTGCCAGTTGTGCGGGAGACCCACCAGCATGGACAACCCCGACTACCCAGGTGGCACTCTCCTTAAAATGTACATAACAGACAAGAAAGGTTTCGTGTCGGGCGTCACGGACTCTCCCGACGCCAGGATGAGGACTCACGTCGTGTGCAACGATTGCAAGAACCTCATGGAGATAGGGCAGAGGTACGTAATGGACAGCATGAGAGCTAACGTGGGGAAGCTCTCAGTCTACGTTGTTCCATCACTCTCCCCCAAGGCCCCAACCACCCTGCTAGACAGGATAAAGGTGGAGGGGAGAGGATGGATAGTCTCGTTCATGGACATCCAGAAAGTTCAAGAGGAGATAAAGGACGAGGCTGAGATCGGTGACTGGGTCTACAGCGTCACCCTAGTATGGGCTGCAGTACAGCAGTCGAAGTTCGCAGTCTCCAAGGTGATGTATGACGTGACAGTCCCCAGGCTACTGGAGATCAAGAGGACGTCCAAGAGAGTCGATAGAGGTTTGGGCATCAAAGACCTCACAGGGAAGGAACTTGACGTGGTCGCCCTCTACTCCATCTCACCAGTGAAGGAGTCCTCCCGCGGTGCCATGGCTACTCCTTTCCTCGACGTGATGTCGTCCCTTATGGAGGGTTACCCCATAGACGAGAACTACGTTTACTCCTCTTTCCTCCAAGAGCTGAAGTGCATAAGGACCAACACATGTCAGAACTTTTTCTCCAAGGAGCTCTCCCTCGAGAAGGGGACCATGCTAGCTACTGGATTTATAAAGATGTTCCAAGTACTTAATATCATGGGTTCAAGTCAAATGGTTGACACAACCTCAGTAGAAAACCCCATCGACTACGCCAAGAGGTTGGGGCTCTCTAAAGGACACACCGGCCTCTTCCTCCTCGGCGTGGTAACTGCGAGCGTAGGGTTAGCTCAATACAAGAAGGGAGACAAGAAGAAGGCAATCCTGGACAGGATAGACTTCGAGGGCATGGACCTCTCAGACGTAAAGACCTACATGTCAAGGCTAGTTGAGTCCCTCAGGGACTACAACATCCTCAGCTACAATGAGGCGCTGGTGGGCGAGGCCACTTCCATGATAAATGAGGACACGTCCTCGCTCTCGTCTCCACAGGAGAACGTGTTCTGGATCCTGTCCGGATACTCGTGGCAGACCCTGAAAATGATAAAGAAGGGAGAGATAAAGGAAGACGAGGAGAAGGGAGGTGAACAAGATGAGTGACTTGAAGAACAACTCCGAGATACTCTTCATTTACGAGGCTAAGCTCACCAACCCCAATGGCGACCCTGACGACGAGAACCGCCCGAGGATGGACCCCAAGACGAAGAGGAACTTGGTCAGCGACGTCAGGCTCAAGAGGTACTTCAGGGACTACGTGATATCCAAGGAAGGGGAAGACAGCGTGTGGGTGACCAAGATTGAAGGGAGGAACGTTGACGCCACCGAGAGGCTCTCTAAACTGGGGAAGCCCGAGGACGTGCTGAAGAAGTGTATAGACGCGAGGCTCTTCGGGGCTACCATCCCAGTGAAGGGACAGAAAGGGGGGAGGGGAGAGTCCACGTCCTACACCGGCCCGGTCCAGTTTACCTGGGGCTATTCACTCCACCGCGTGGACATGGTGGACTCCCGTTCCATCACTTCCCTCTTCTCGGGTAGGGACACAGGGTACGGTAACATAGGGAAGGACTACAGGGTTTACTACTCCATGATAGCCTTCCACGGCGCTGTTAGCGCGAAGAGGGCCGAGGTGACAAACGCGAGTGAGGAGGACTTGAAGAAGTTAGACGATTACTTGTGGAATTCCCTGGTGACGGAGACAGTGACAAGGAGCAAGATCGGGCAGAGGCCCCTTCTCTACCTCAGAGTTGAGTATTCCTCTCCCGAGGCGATGAAGGGAGACCTGAGGCGTTTCGTGTCCGTCAAGGAAAAGGGAGAGAGCGTCAGGGACTTCTCCGACCTCGAGGTAGACCTCACACCGCTCCTCAACTTGGTAAAGGGCAATGACGTAGTGAGGGTACACGTGAAGTGCTCCGAGGAGTTCACCAAGTTCTGCGAGGAAGTGAAAAAGACGGGAAAAGGTAGTCAGTGATGAAGGCTCTCTCCTTTCGCCTCATGGGAGCCATGGCCCACTTCAGGAAGGTGTTCTCAAACTCCACCTCACTGTCCTACTACTTCCCTCCTAGGACGACACTCATGGGCGTCGTGGCTGCCGCCATGGGCAAGGACAGGGACTCTTATTACGAGGAGCTCAACCAGTTCGAGTATTCCCTGACCCCACTGACTGGACTGAGGAAGATCATGCTGGGCGAGACTTACTTGGACACTGATGAGGTGAGCGTCAAGTCACTGAGGAGGCTCAAGCAGGGAGTCCCCACAGGGAGGGAGTTCGTCCTCCCCTCCAACGCGCCTTTCCTTGGTTATCGCGTCACCGTGTACCCGTTCCACGAGGTGATGGAGAAGAGCCTGAGGTCACCGGTGTACCCCCTCTCCCTCGGGACTGCCAACATGTTAGCGTGGGTCGAGGACGTCAAAGTGGAGGAGTGTGAAGAGATCCAGGAGGTAGACGGGGAGGTCATGTCCGTGACCCAGTTGAAGCCTGAAGTAACGAAGGATATGAGGGTCGCAATAGAGGAGATGGTGCCCAGGGAGTTCGACGCGGAGAGACACACGGGGGAGTTGCCGACCTATTTCGTGGAGCTGAACGCAAAGCCCTTGACGGTGAAGGGAAAGGGAAGGGGATTACGCTGCGGAGGGGAGAACTACTTGTTCCTGTAACGTGTTACCTTTTTCCCTGTCCTTTCTAAGGTGTCTCAGGTACAAGGACCCTCTCCTGTGATCGTTCCACTCCTGTTTCTTTATCACCAGTAGAAAATAATTCCTTACTACAAATAAAGTTAATAATGACAAATCCTCATTTATAACATAAGCCATGCTTTACGTGATTCTAGTTTACGACATAGACGAGACTAGGGTCGCCAAGGTTCTGAAGATATGCAGGAAATACCTCACTTGGGTTCAGAGGTCTGTCTTTGAAGGGGAGATAACTGAAGGGAACCTCGAGCTCCTCCTGAACGAGCTCAGGAAGACTGTGAGGGATAAAGACAACATTATGATATATCGTACTTCCACAAAGAAGAACTTCAAGGTAGAGGTAATAGGGGAGTCCATGAAGGACGACTTCATCCTTTGAACTACCGTGAACTTTCTTCCTCCCCTATCAGGGCACGACTAGGTGCCAATAGGACAAGCGTGCTGAGCTATTCGAACTCAACACCTTCATTTTGACGCGTGTCCTAAAAGAGCCTCAAGAGATGTGAATGGGTCAAGACTCATTTTAAGAAAACCGGTCATCATGAAAGCTAAACCCGTCATATGGTCTAACCGTTCAGATCCCTGTCACTAGTTTGCTAAATGCTGAAATTTAATTCTCCCTTTTTTTAAAAAAAGAAAATATAGGCACTAACTTACCTGCTCACGCTATAAAGGACAAGATGAGGTTGCTATAGCCCTTTAGAGCTCGTGATCACGAGTTCAGCGTTAAGCCTTTAGGTTTAGAAGTATTTATTTTTTATACTCTTTTTTCCAAAAAATACTCGGTCGAGGTGGTCATGTAAGTCCTAGAAAGAGGAGTAAAACTTACCACGATTGTTTAGGCTATCTATAAATATCTCCGTGTATTTCATAATATCAAGAAATGGCGTCAGTTAAACCAGACGTTTTCAAAGCGAAGAGGCTCTACTGCTCGGGGTACTACTCCGACGCCTATTCTGCTATCAAGTCAGCGTTGTCTCTCTTTCCAGTAAGCGATGAGGCCTCCGCCCCGGGGGCTAAGTACGTCTACGCTGACATCCTCCGCTGGAAGGGGATACTTGAGATCAAGGTAGGCATGTTAGACCAAGCGATAAACACGCTTGAAGACGTCATCCAGACACTGGGCTATGAGCCACACGAAGTCACTTATTACCAGTCACTCGCTAGGTACTACTACTCCTACTTCGTTTTCAACAAGAAGAAAGTCCTGGTCCCTGCCCTCAGGGACCTGAAGTACGTGGTCAACTCGGTCACGCAGAAGTGCACGTTCATGACGCTACTGGCCTTGGTACATGCGGAGTTGGACGAGCTATACGACGCTGAACTCGTCATAAAGGGGGGAAACATGACGACTAAGATAGCTGAGTCCCACGTGTACCTCAAGAAGGGAGACCTATTGCGGGCACACAAGACGATAGACCAGCTCCTAATGTACGAGAAGGACAACGTGGACGCGCTCTTGGAGAAGTCACTCATACTGATGGCGAAGGGGTCTTACAAGGACTCGTTAGACTTGTTGGAGGAAGCGTTGAGACTGGAGCCTAGCAACGTGTTGGCCTCTCTCTTCAAGGCTGAGGTACTAGAGGTCATCAAGAGACAAAAGGACGCCCTCTCCATCTACAAGAGCCTTGACAACTTGTTGAACAGCCCCGTAGTCAAGTCCAGGATAGCGGGGATAACGCTTTACAACCCACCTCCTCCCCCTGTCCTGCCCTTTCAGGCACAGAGCGCACCCCCGTGGTATTCCAGCTCGCCCGCTCCCCACGTACAGACGTCGAACACTCAAAAGACTCAGGCGACACAAGCCACAAGTAATCCCCTAGTGCACTCGAAGCTCCTAACCCCCACGTCGAACTTCACGTGGGACCCGAAGGTCTGGGTGGGGAGGAAATTCTCCGTCTACAAGATAGAATCAGTCTTGGGGGAGGGAGGGAACGGGTACGTGCTGAAGGCTAGGGCTTTCGGCGGGGTTGAGGCAGCAGTGAAGGTCCTCAAGGTGTACCCAGGTATATCGGAGGACTACTTCTCCACCCTGGTGAACGAGGCGAGTAACTTGTCCTCGCTGTCCAAGAGGCCTAACGTGGTCGAGATTTACGCGGTGAACGTGGACAAGCTCGTCTTGAGGGAAATAATCTCCGGGAACACTTCCCTCTACGAGAGGGACCCTCCCAGGATAATCATGGAGTTCATGAGGGGAGGGACACTCGGTGAACTTGTAATGCAGGACATGTTCTTCTACTCCTCAAAGTGGAGTTCCTCCGTGTACAAGGCTATCTCTACCACAGCCGAGGCCTTGCACCAGATGCACGCTTCCGGGTTCGTCCACATGGACGTGAAACCGCAGAACGTGTTCCTCACCGAGAAACCCAAGGATCCGAGCGAGTTGGGGAGCGTCGAGTTCAAGTTGGGTGACCTGGGGAGCGCGGTCAGAGTTACGAGCAAGATCACCCAGTTCACACCTGAGTACGCACCCCCTGAGGTCTACGTCGACGCTGCCAGGCCTTTCCTGGACGTGTTCTCCCTAGGGGTGACCATGTACGTGCTGCTCACAAGGAAGATAGACAGACCGGACTTGCAGGAGATGGACGACGCCTTCAACTGTTTCCAGAAGAACGACATGAAGTGCGTGAAGGAGAAGGTGAAAGAGGCACAGGACAAGTTGAGGGGGTGGGACCCCAGTGTCCCCGCGGAGGTGAAACAGCTGTTGAAGAGGATGGTAGACCCAGAGCCCTTGAAGAGACCTACCTCGTTGCAAGTATACGAAGAGCTCAGGAGAATTAAGACGTGATAGAGACGAGGAATGGAGAGGGGAGGGAGAAGAGAGGAAAGAGGGGATACGGAGCAGGTGAAGGGAGAGGTGTGAGTGGAGATGTGGGGTGAAGGTCTTCCATATCAGCATTCACATCAGGTCTTTCACGGGCAAGTACATACTTTAACTTTACCCTTACAGGGTTTGGACAATCAGAGAGTGTGACCTGCAAAGTAGACCCGAAGAGATGCTTATGTATTCGTTCTCGGAGCGAGAAGTCTCTCTCCCCAGCACCATCTCGGAAGCACCCTTCAATCTTCCACACGGTGGAACTGGTTTCGTACCATAGCTGTCGCTTTTTATTCCCCGTCTCTATATAACTTTCCGTCTAAGACAATCCTCAGTTCTAGATGAACTTCTTTTTTTTAAAAAAATATTTAATTTAGAACAAAACGTGAGCCAGAGGACTTAACGATAAGGAAATCGAAGCGTCTCTCAAGGCAGGCAACATCACAATCTATTTTAATCACGAGAAGTCTTTCCACACATGGAGTTTAAATCCCACCCGGACAAAATGCTCCTCACCCACCTGAGGGAGGTGGGGGATAACGCGGAGAGTCTCGCACCCCCTAACCTGAAGGTAGCGGCCTACATAGCGGGCTCACACCACGATCTGGGGAAGTACACTAAGTTCTTCCAGTCCCACCTAAACGGTGGGAAATCTAAGTGCTCAGACCACGCGGGTATATCTTCACTTTATGCGTTCAACACAGCTAGGAGACAGGGACTGGGAGACCTGCTCTCCTTCTTCGTCATGGACGCGGTGAAGTCCCACCACGGGAAGCTCAGGGGGGTGGACAGCATGAGGAGGTGGCTCTCCACCTTGAAGGACTCTCTTGAGGAAGGAGATGAGGCCTGCCTCCCCCTCCAACAGGAGGAAGTAGAGAGGAACGCAGGGGAGACCTCAGCCCTGAAGTACTCTCCCACCCTCCACATGGACCTCGGTGACACGGTGAAAGAGGCGTGGAAGGTGACACATCGGCTTCTCGACTCCCGTCACCCCTGGGGGGAATACTTCCTCGGTGCTCTCCTCTTCTCCTGCCTGATAGACGCCGACAAGCACAGCGCTTCGGGGAACGAGTTCTCCTCCTTCTCTCCCATGTCTGTGGAGGAAGTGTTCAAGTTCCACGACTCACTCACCTCGGATAACCCAATGAAGGAGAGGAGGGAAATCCTCTACAACGCTGTAAAGTCGTGGGAAAGGAAGGGGAGGATAGCGGGAATAATCTCTCCCACGGGGACGGGGAAGACTATCTCCGGGATCCTCACGGCAGTGAAAGAGGAGAGGAGGGTAGTGTACAGCCTCCCCTTCATCAGCATCGTGGAGCAGAATTTCGACGTAGCCAACGCGATCTTCCCTGACAAGGTACTGAAGTTCCACCACATGTCCTTCCCTGACTCCTCGGAAGACGAGTACATGAGTGCAGAGGACAAGTTACTCATGGCCGAGTCGTGGGACTACCCCATGGTGGTGACGACTTTCGAGGGACTCCTCGCTACCCTCCTCTCCAACAGGAACGTGAACCTAAAGAGGTTGCACAGCTTGTACGGGTCTGTGGTCATCCTCGACGAGGTGCAGGCGATCCCCGCCGATAAGTGGGCTCTGGTGAGGGAAGTGCTGGAGGAGGCCTCTAACTCGTTGGACGTACACTTCATCCTCATGACGGCTACCATGCCCGCACTGCTGAGGCCTGACGAGGTCTTAGACCCGTTGAAGGGGATGGAGCCCAACCGTGTGGAGGTGGAGTTCGAGGACAGGGAGGTCACACCCGAAGAGATAGGGAGGGAGGTCTTAGACCACGCCGACAAGAGCGTCATGGTTGAGCTCAACACGATAGCCTCAGCAGAGAGGGTGGCTGACTACCTGAAAGGAAAGGTGGAGGTGGAGTTCCTCTCCACCCACGTGACCCCTTGGGACAGGAAGAGGAGGATAGAGGAGATGAAGGAGAGGCTAAACAGGGGAGACCCGTTCGTCCTCGTCACCACCCAAGTGGTAGAAGCTGGGGTAGACGTAGACTTCCCCGTGGTGTTCAGGGACCTCGGCCCCCTCGACTCGGTGATACAAGCCGCGGGGAGGTGTAATAGGAACTCCAGACTGGAGAAGGGAAAGGTCTTCGTCAGGAGGGTGAGGAGAGAGGGGAAGGCCACGGACTTTAACTTGGTATATGGTAAGTTCACGGAGGAAGTCACACTGAGAGTCATGAAGGGGAACTTCTGCGAGAAGGATTTCAGGGAAATGCTCGACACTTACTACAGGGAGCTAGAGAGGGTGAGGAACTTGAAGGACCAGTCCCTAGAGGTGGAGGAGAAAGCGAGGCTCCTTTCCTACGACGAGATAAAGTTCTCCCTCATAAAGGAGGAGCCCAAGTACACCGTCATGGTCTTGGAGAGCGACGAAGCTGTGAGGAGGCTGGACAACCTGAGGAAAGCACTCAACATCAAGGGTTACGAGAGGAGGGTTGAAGTCAAGAAATGGAGGGCATTGAGCGAGGAGTTCATGGTCAAGGTCTGGGAGAAGCCTAACCTCGAGGAAGACAAGAGGCTGGAGGTCTTCATCTCGGGGAAAGAGATGTATGACGAGGTCAAAGGGTTCTCGGTGAAGGAGAGGGAGGAGACGTTGCTGTGGTGAGGCCCCTTTTCCTCTCCTCGTCTCTTGCTTTTCCCTCCTCTGTCTCCATTTCCTCTCTCGTCACGGCCTTTCCATAAAGACCTCCTTATGATTATCGAAATTTATCTGTCCAATACTTGTTAGGTGCTCTGATTTCATTGTAAGTGTGGGTACATAAATCTGATTTCGTCCTGGATACAAGTTTTTAGTTATAAAACAGACTAACTCTTTTTTATGCCCCGTTTAGGACATTTCACAATTCTTTCAAACCGTACTTTTCCAACCTTTGGAAATGTCTCTTATTGTTAGTCTTTAAGCCGAGTCCGTTAGCGATGCACATGGAGGCGATGAGCAGGTCCGGGTCTTCCATTATCTCTTCACTCTTTCTCAGGTCCGCGTAAACTCTCGAAGCGACTTTTAAGGACTCGTTATCTATGCATATCACCCTGAGGTTCGTCTCGATCCACGTCTTGAACTCTTCTACATTTTTCCTTACAAACGCTATACCCCTCAAGAACTCATAGAGGTTCATGCAAGTGGTGTAATAACCAGTAATGTACTTGGGGTCTCTCTTAAAAGAGTCTATAATAACGTCTGTGTCTAAGCAAACTCCCTTGTCCTCTAATTCCTCCTATCCTCCCAGACAAGCTTTTCAAGACCTCGCCTCCTCTTCTGTCAACTTAGGTGGTTCTTCCGGCTTGAACACTTCCCGGAAAAACTCGTCCCAGGTAAGAGATTTGTCTAAAACTTTATCTCCATCTCTCTCTTCCTTTTCCAGCAACTCCTTTACCTCCTTACTGACACTGACTGTGGACTTCACGTGTAATCATGTAACTATACAATTATATTAAAGGTTTACTCTCTTATCGTTGTGGATCTCTCTCCATTTTTACAGAAGTTCACACCAGGCATGTTGAGTATTACCAGGGGAAAGGCAGGAACTAGGTAGGAAGCGTACATGAGAACGCGGTAACTGGCGTGTCTTCGTGTTCTCCTCCTATGTGCTTACACTGTGGAGCTGTTAAGGGAGGAGAGCAGAAACAAAGAAGTGCTACAAGGACTACGGAGTTCAATGCATTTATCGCCTTCCTTCATGCCTTACAGGGGAGTTGATGGAGTGTACTCATCTCTATTGAGAGAGCCTACATCACTCCAACTAGCCTCGACTACTCCACCTTCAGGAAGAGAGTGAAAGAGATGGATACCTATTTCCCTGAGGCGAACGAGAGGGAATGTTGTTCTCACACAATCATCTCATTCGAGAATATGACGTAAAAGTGTTGGTATATGTCAGGATCTCTCCTTCTAGGGTGATGGACCTCGAAATAAGTCAACAAGCTCTTAACGATTAGGGTTTAACAATTTATGTGGGGGAGACGTTAATACTCTCATGAAGGAAATTGAGCCTTGGGGTGTCAACGTGCCTTTCCTATTGCTGGGTTTAGCGTATTGGTGTGCGGGAGGAGTTTCCCTGTTTGAGGGTCTAGCGTTCCATCCCCTCTTCATGATGATAGGGACTTACTCGATCTACTTCGGGATGTTCCAGAGGCTCTTCTTCCCTGCGAGGAACTACTTGCCTCTTCACCTCGCTTCCCTGGTACTTCTAGCAGTCCCAGTGTATCCCCTCCAAGCCTTCGCTTCCGTCTCCTTGGTAGGAGTGGAGGTCTGGGGGGTGAAGGACATTAGGTCTTACGGGACTAGGTTCCCCGTGAACTGGTTAGTCCTTTCCTCTCCCGTGGCCTCTGTGGTAGCGTGGTTACTCTACCCCTTGGACGTGTGGGTGCTGGTTGTTCCGCTCCTCCTTTACCTGCTCGGGGTCAACGTGGGGGTGTTCTCAGCGACCCTGGGGCTCAAACCGAAGTTCGGGTGGAGGCAGTTCCCGGTCCTCGACATGGTCGTGTTGACTGGCGTCCTCCCGAGCCTTTTCCCTGCACTCGTGGTAGCGTACACGGTCTGGCTCTTCCTCGGGACAAGGAGGTTCAAGTTCAACCTCACCGCTCTCCTGTCCCTCCTTACCCCTGTGGTTGCGTCGATCTCTTCCCTGTCCCTGGGTGAGGAGATCCACGCCTTCGCCCTTGGTATGATGGCTCCCTTCTTCTTCAGTTGCATCACTTATTCCACCTCCAGATATAACTACGGGAGGACGGTGCCTGTCCCAGTCCTCCTCCTCTCGTCGTACCTGCTGAGGAGTTTCGACTTGTGGTTTTCCTCCCTCCTCTTCATCCTATCTACTCTCTACTTCATCTACATGACGAAGGACAACTTCACCCTCACCACGGTCAGGTCGGGGATGGCATCAAAGTATGTGAGACCCCCTCATTGAGATGCTGTCTAGACGCGCGTCACGGGGTAGTGGGAGGCTTGTATCCCTCAAGTCCTCAGTGACCTTGAATGATGGAACACTTAATCCCTCACGTGTTAAGTCTAAGCTTCATATTGAAATTTAGGTTCATCTGTTCTGCTTTGTGGAACGCTTCAATTTTTATTAAAGTTGACGTAAAACTTACTTTTAATACAAGTTCTTATCTTGAATTTAATAAAAAGCCAACGGACTTAACACCTAAAGGAATTGAAGAGACCAACAAAGCACATCTATCCTTTATTTTTAAAAATAAAGAAAGAGAGTTTCACCACGTTTACCTTCGTGCTGAAGTCAATGGACACTGTTATCAAAAGGGAGGTTTGAGTCAACTCCTCAGAACCCTATCTGGAACCCTCCCAAGTTCACGCTTGGTCCTCCTCCCTGAGCAGCTGGGAAGTATCTGGCTAACTTACCCACCAGCTGCCCTAGGGACACGTTGTGTACCCACACTCTCCCTGGGCCTACAGCCTTCACGAAGAATATGCCTTCCTTCTCTATCTCCCCTAGGATCATGGTCCTCAGGTTCCCCAGCCTAGTTATGGTGACCTGCATGTTTTCGTCGAAAGCGAGGAGGTGCTCCGCCTCGACCTCGATCTCCTCTCCGGGTCCAAGTACATAAGAGCTGACCCCTCCCAAGGCGTGTACGAACACATTACCGTTCCCCTTGAAGTTCGCCAGAAATATCCCTTCCCCTCCCAGTATCCCTGCCCCTAGCGGGGCGAGGGAAGCCGAGTACTGGACACCGCTCTCGGCGAAGAGGAAGGAGTTGCTCTCCACCTTTATCCCGTTCCCCTGCAGGGGTATCTGTATCACCCTCCCTGGGAGGAAGGAGGATAACTCTACCATCCCCGGCCCCGTGAGCTCCGTGATGAAGAACCTGCTCCCGGTTATTTCCCTTTCTAGCGACTTGAGGAGCCCTCCCTGAGCCTTGAACGCTATGGATACGGACGGGCTCTTCGCCACCACGTGGCCTCCCTCAGCGTAAATGACCTCTCCTGGTTGCAAGTAAGCCCTGATGTGTTGCATGTCGTATCCTAAAATCCTGTACTCCATGGTCTCACCAGAAGTGTCTCTTCTTTATCTCCTTACCGCAACTGGGACAGTACTGTGTGCCTTTAGGTATTTGTGCCCCGCAGTGGGGACAGGTCTCGGTCTGGTAAGAGTTCGCCTGCTGGTACTGAGGGTATGGAGGTTGCTGGTACTGAGAAGGCTGAGGTTGTTGCGTCTGGTACGAGTAGCTGTTCAACACGGCGTTGTAAACGTCCTGATACGTCGAGATATCTGCACCACATACCTCGCAGTAATTCAGGCCTTGTTGAAGCCTAGCTCCACACATCGGACATTTATCCATAGTACAGAATTAAGTTCCACATATATAAGGATTTTCTATCATATAGAAGAAAAATTCTGCTATTAGTAGATCTAGTCTATCTGGAATTTCCATCTCGGTCTCCTCTAGACTTCTATCAAGTGAAGGTTCGAGTAAAGGGAAAGGAGATTAGATAGAAAAAAGGTAGTCTGCTCGTTTGTCTTATAAATAAGGGACATGTAAATTCCTTTTCTTCTCAGCTGACGTCTTGTATAGTTCAAATTTAAAACTCTATCTAACGAAAACAGAGCGTTGATTTATCGATAGTTTAACTCCGTATCCTTTTCACTTGAAGTCTTCTCTCAATTCCCCAGCACCATCGCCTTTATGACTTTCCTCTCCTTGACGTCCTGTAACAGTTTCCTGAACTCCCTCAGATGGTACCTCTGTGTGACTATCTTAGTCACGTCGACCTTCCTCCTCCTTATCAGATATAAGGCCCTCCTGGTGTCCCTATCGTCGGCTGAGTTGCTCAACACTATCGACACTTCCCTGTTGAACAGTTCAGCTAAGTCGTAGTCCAATTTAGTCCCCTTGTACGGTGCAGCGAAGAGGAGGACTTTCCCTCCCCTCCTCACGGACTTCAACCCTGTGGTGATCGCTGAAGGAGAGCCGGAGGCGACGATCACGAGGTCCGCCCCTTTTCCGTCGTTGATCTCCCTTACCACCCTGGGGACGTGCTCGTCACTTGGTATCACGTGGTTCGCTCCCAACCTCTTGGCGTAGTCCAGCCTGAACCCCCTGGAGTTGCTCACTATCACGTCTGCACCCATTGCCTTCACGGTCATGAGGTGGAGTAACCCAATCGGGCCTGCTCCTATAATCAAGACAGTGTAGCCCGGTTCAATGTTAACCCTGCTGAGCCCTCTCACCACAGTGGAGAGTGGCTCAATCAAAGCGCCCTCCTCGTATGAGACGTCGTAGGGTAACCTTATCACACCTCCCTTCCTGACGTTCCACTCAGGGACGATGAAGTACTCAGAAAAACCCCCGGGGTAGATGTTTGTAGACCTGTAATGGGGGCACATGGTCTCGCTCCCCTTCACGCAGTACTCGCAGTCGTAACACGGTGTGTGGACGTGGGGGAAGACACGGTCCCCTTCCCTGAACTCCCTAGAGCGCGACTCCACCACGACCCCGGAGACCTCGTGTCCAAGGTAAGGGGTAGTGGTGTACTGCCCGCATATCTTCTCCACGTCGGTACCACAGAGGCCTACAGCCTTCATTTTCACCAGGATCTCTCCCTCCTTGGGTCGGGGGACCTCACTGTAAACTTCCCTGAGCTTTCCACCCTCCAGCACGTAAGAGAGCATCTTGTTCTTCTCCTCTTCTCCCATCCTATCAATGAAGTTCTCGATCGCCATGTTGAACACTAATACATGGTATTCCCGGTTTATATTCGCATATGAAAACAACTTTCTCTTTTTAATTGTGCACTATTAAAAAGAATTAGCTTTCTCCAATAGCCTCCCCTCCTGGATCAGGTTCAGGAGTTCCAGGACGCCGTAGCCGGGGCCCTTGCTCATGACTAGGTCCGCCATCTCCTTTATTTCAGGCAGAGCGTTGCCCACTGCTACCTTTACGTCTACGTTCTGGAAGAGAGTGACGTCGTTCTGGGCGTCCCCTACCCCGACCCTGATGCCGTGGAAGTCGATCACCCTCATGAGTTCCCTTATCCCCCTCCCTTTGTCTATGTCTGAAGCCATCACCATTGCGTCGTCTGTGTTCCACTCGACCTTTCCCCTGCCTTGACTCACTTCCTCCACTATACCCTCTAGTTCTTC
This genomic interval carries:
- a CDS encoding protein kinase domain-containing protein, with product MASVKPDVFKAKRLYCSGYYSDAYSAIKSALSLFPVSDEASAPGAKYVYADILRWKGILEIKVGMLDQAINTLEDVIQTLGYEPHEVTYYQSLARYYYSYFVFNKKKVLVPALRDLKYVVNSVTQKCTFMTLLALVHAELDELYDAELVIKGGNMTTKIAESHVYLKKGDLLRAHKTIDQLLMYEKDNVDALLEKSLILMAKGSYKDSLDLLEEALRLEPSNVLASLFKAEVLEVIKRQKDALSIYKSLDNLLNSPVVKSRIAGITLYNPPPPPVLPFQAQSAPPWYSSSPAPHVQTSNTQKTQATQATSNPLVHSKLLTPTSNFTWDPKVWVGRKFSVYKIESVLGEGGNGYVLKARAFGGVEAAVKVLKVYPGISEDYFSTLVNEASNLSSLSKRPNVVEIYAVNVDKLVLREIISGNTSLYERDPPRIIMEFMRGGTLGELVMQDMFFYSSKWSSSVYKAISTTAEALHQMHASGFVHMDVKPQNVFLTEKPKDPSELGSVEFKLGDLGSAVRVTSKITQFTPEYAPPEVYVDAARPFLDVFSLGVTMYVLLTRKIDRPDLQEMDDAFNCFQKNDMKCVKEKVKEAQDKLRGWDPSVPAEVKQLLKRMVDPEPLKRPTSLQVYEELRRIKT
- the cas2 gene encoding CRISPR-associated endonuclease Cas2; translation: MLYVILVYDIDETRVAKVLKICRKYLTWVQRSVFEGEITEGNLELLLNELRKTVRDKDNIMIYRTSTKKNFKVEVIGESMKDDFIL
- the cas5 gene encoding CRISPR-associated protein Cas5; protein product: MKALSFRLMGAMAHFRKVFSNSTSLSYYFPPRTTLMGVVAAAMGKDRDSYYEELNQFEYSLTPLTGLRKIMLGETYLDTDEVSVKSLRRLKQGVPTGREFVLPSNAPFLGYRVTVYPFHEVMEKSLRSPVYPLSLGTANMLAWVEDVKVEECEEIQEVDGEVMSVTQLKPEVTKDMRVAIEEMVPREFDAERHTGELPTYFVELNAKPLTVKGKGRGLRCGGENYLFL
- a CDS encoding TM1802 family CRISPR-associated protein, with amino-acid sequence MFSSLKRLGELRNSEVTLPIQEIKLSGKGPFTFRAVVFDSDRKEVRFEDYEMTPSTVYEWNYIGNAKANKPMDRLTTPTLKYILGFDEKGEVQRENKQVLKAAQGIPVVGDILREVSEWYSPEKWKDKVGKDMFDADLYSVVVVKDGKRIELAKLKEYQDYLRGSDDGDEGEGGGKKKVQVPCQLCGRPTSMDNPDYPGGTLLKMYITDKKGFVSGVTDSPDARMRTHVVCNDCKNLMEIGQRYVMDSMRANVGKLSVYVVPSLSPKAPTTLLDRIKVEGRGWIVSFMDIQKVQEEIKDEAEIGDWVYSVTLVWAAVQQSKFAVSKVMYDVTVPRLLEIKRTSKRVDRGLGIKDLTGKELDVVALYSISPVKESSRGAMATPFLDVMSSLMEGYPIDENYVYSSFLQELKCIRTNTCQNFFSKELSLEKGTMLATGFIKMFQVLNIMGSSQMVDTTSVENPIDYAKRLGLSKGHTGLFLLGVVTASVGLAQYKKGDKKKAILDRIDFEGMDLSDVKTYMSRLVESLRDYNILSYNEALVGEATSMINEDTSSLSSPQENVFWILSGYSWQTLKMIKKGEIKEDEEKGGEQDE
- the cas7b gene encoding type I-B CRISPR-associated protein Cas7/Csh2, giving the protein MSDLKNNSEILFIYEAKLTNPNGDPDDENRPRMDPKTKRNLVSDVRLKRYFRDYVISKEGEDSVWVTKIEGRNVDATERLSKLGKPEDVLKKCIDARLFGATIPVKGQKGGRGESTSYTGPVQFTWGYSLHRVDMVDSRSITSLFSGRDTGYGNIGKDYRVYYSMIAFHGAVSAKRAEVTNASEEDLKKLDDYLWNSLVTETVTRSKIGQRPLLYLRVEYSSPEAMKGDLRRFVSVKEKGESVRDFSDLEVDLTPLLNLVKGNDVVRVHVKCSEEFTKFCEEVKKTGKGSQ